A genome region from Nocardioides cynanchi includes the following:
- a CDS encoding type II secretion system F family protein has translation MTVPVPVLAAALASAAVLLALPSSALGPSPPRPAGRWAAGVLAIAVVLRPGTWLVLCAILAVAAAGGRLLWRRRAETRSAARTTSAVVEVCDLLAAELGAGRPPGAALDEAAATWPALRPVADACRLGGDVPAAMRTAARAPGADGLRLLAGAWAVSQRTGSGLAGSSRRVADACRLDQSTRRAVAGELSSARATSRLVAALPVLALLMGTGSGADPWSFLLATPVGLACLAGGLGIGFFGLWWIELLARAADP, from the coding sequence ATGACCGTGCCGGTGCCCGTGCTGGCCGCTGCGCTGGCGTCGGCCGCCGTTCTCCTGGCGCTGCCGTCCTCTGCCCTCGGCCCGTCGCCACCCAGGCCCGCGGGCCGATGGGCGGCAGGCGTGCTGGCGATCGCCGTCGTCCTCCGTCCGGGCACCTGGCTGGTGCTGTGCGCGATCCTGGCCGTCGCGGCGGCCGGCGGCCGGTTGCTGTGGCGCCGTCGGGCCGAGACGCGGTCGGCCGCGCGGACGACCTCAGCCGTGGTCGAGGTGTGCGACCTACTGGCCGCCGAGCTGGGGGCCGGGCGGCCTCCCGGTGCGGCTCTGGACGAGGCCGCCGCGACGTGGCCGGCCCTGCGACCCGTCGCCGACGCCTGTCGGCTCGGGGGTGACGTGCCGGCGGCCATGCGGACGGCAGCGCGGGCGCCGGGTGCCGACGGTCTGCGGTTGCTGGCCGGCGCCTGGGCGGTGTCGCAGCGTACCGGCTCCGGCCTGGCCGGCAGCTCCCGCAGGGTGGCTGACGCCTGTCGACTCGACCAGAGCACCCGGCGTGCCGTCGCCGGTGAGCTGTCCTCTGCCCGCGCCACCTCCCGGCTCGTCGCCGCGCTTCCCGTGCTGGCCCTGCTCATGGGCACCGGCTCGGGGGCAGACCCGTGGAGCTTCCTGCTCGCCACCCCCGTCGGCCTGGCCTGCCTGGCCGGCGGGCTGGGCATCGGATTCTTCGGGTTGTGGTGGATCGAGCTCCTGGCCCGTGCGGCCGACCCGTGA
- a CDS encoding TadA family conjugal transfer-associated ATPase, which yields MTTATDALVDEVRDRLAREPGPLTPHRVAEALRASGRPVGDATVLAVHETLRRDVVGAGPLEPLLRLDGVTDVLVNGPDHVYVDRGGGLEQTGITFPHDDAVRRLAQRLAATGGRRLDDATPHVDVRLADGTRFHAVLAPLARPGTALSLRVPRGRVLTLDELVASGTVTDHGARLLRTLVSRRLAFLVSGGTGSGKTTLLNSLLSLVPGSQRLVLVEDASELRPDHPHVVGLEARPANVEGAGEIGLRQLVRQALRMRPDRLVVGEVRGAEVVELLAALNTGHEGGCGTIHANSARDVPARVEALALAAGLGRDAAHSQFLAGIDAVLHLGRDHDGRRMLREVAVPVRRTDGTAEVRTAISFPGDGAAVTGPGESELVERLCR from the coding sequence GTGACGACGGCCACCGACGCCCTGGTCGACGAGGTGCGCGACCGGCTGGCGCGTGAGCCGGGTCCGCTGACCCCGCACCGGGTCGCCGAGGCGCTGCGGGCCTCGGGCAGACCGGTGGGCGACGCCACCGTGCTCGCCGTGCACGAGACGCTGCGGCGCGATGTCGTCGGGGCCGGACCTCTCGAGCCGCTGCTCCGTCTCGACGGGGTGACCGACGTGCTGGTGAACGGTCCCGACCACGTCTACGTCGACCGGGGCGGGGGGTTGGAGCAGACCGGCATCACCTTCCCGCACGACGACGCCGTCCGCCGGCTGGCGCAGCGGCTCGCCGCCACCGGCGGTCGCCGTCTCGACGACGCCACGCCCCACGTGGACGTCCGGCTGGCCGACGGCACCCGGTTCCATGCCGTGCTCGCGCCGCTCGCCCGTCCCGGCACCGCACTGTCGCTGCGGGTGCCGCGCGGTCGCGTGCTCACCCTCGACGAGCTGGTGGCCTCCGGCACCGTCACCGACCACGGGGCGCGGCTGCTGCGCACCCTCGTGTCGAGGCGCCTCGCCTTCCTGGTCAGCGGTGGCACCGGTTCGGGAAAGACCACCCTGCTCAACTCGTTGTTGTCGCTGGTGCCGGGCTCCCAGCGGCTGGTGCTCGTCGAGGACGCCAGTGAGCTGCGGCCCGACCACCCGCATGTGGTCGGGCTCGAGGCCCGGCCCGCCAACGTCGAGGGAGCCGGCGAGATCGGGCTGCGTCAGCTGGTGCGGCAGGCGCTCCGGATGCGCCCCGACCGACTGGTCGTCGGAGAGGTGCGCGGCGCCGAGGTCGTCGAGCTGCTGGCGGCTCTCAACACCGGCCACGAGGGCGGCTGCGGCACGATCCATGCGAACTCCGCTCGCGACGTCCCGGCCCGGGTCGAGGCGCTGGCGCTGGCCGCCGGGCTCGGCCGCGACGCCGCACACAGCCAGTTCCTGGCCGGGATCGACGCCGTGCTCCATCTCGGGCGTGATCACGACGGGCGCCGGATGCTGCGCGAGGTGGCGGTGCCGGTACGCCGTACCGACGGGACGGCAGAGGTTCGCACGGCGATCTCGTTCCCGGGCGACGGTGCTGCGGTGACCGGCCCGGGCGAGTCCGAGCTGGTGGAGCGGCTGTGCCGATGA
- the ssd gene encoding septum site-determining protein Ssd has product MTTPLLVTADESLLDELLRLAAAAGTTPEVAHDVPAALRGWLSAPLVLVGADLAEAVARAGPTRRDAVFVVLLGSSPDSVFQTALACGAESVAELPRSEGWLIERLTDVVDTGPARGLTIGVIGGSGGAGATTFACALAQVAGRSGPSVVVDADPLGPGVDRVLGLDLVDGVRWDSLGHATGRLSARALRDSLPRREGVAALSWYAGPQPRPLQAFAVREVLSAARRGHDLVVVDLPRGPDPLVEEITSRCDQVLVVVAPSVPGVSAAVRLCGRFPEPGRLGLVVRGAGVEDDAVASLVRAPVLVRMADQRGLGESIDLGLGPVRTRRGPLGRAASNVLAGLGATRVRAA; this is encoded by the coding sequence ATGACCACTCCGTTGCTCGTGACCGCCGACGAGTCGCTCCTCGACGAGCTCCTCAGGCTCGCTGCTGCCGCCGGCACCACGCCCGAGGTGGCCCACGACGTGCCGGCCGCCCTGCGCGGCTGGCTCTCGGCGCCGCTGGTGCTCGTGGGTGCCGACCTCGCCGAGGCGGTGGCCCGGGCGGGCCCGACCCGGCGGGACGCGGTCTTCGTGGTGCTGCTCGGCTCGAGCCCGGACTCCGTGTTCCAGACCGCGCTCGCCTGCGGGGCCGAGAGCGTGGCCGAGCTGCCCCGGTCCGAGGGCTGGCTGATCGAGCGGCTCACCGACGTGGTCGACACCGGCCCGGCCCGCGGCCTCACGATCGGGGTGATCGGGGGCAGCGGCGGTGCCGGAGCCACCACGTTCGCCTGCGCGCTGGCTCAGGTGGCCGGGCGGTCCGGTCCGTCGGTCGTGGTGGACGCCGATCCGCTCGGCCCCGGCGTCGACCGGGTGCTCGGGCTCGACCTCGTCGACGGAGTTCGCTGGGACTCCCTCGGCCACGCGACCGGGCGCCTGAGCGCCCGCGCCCTGCGGGACTCACTGCCCCGTCGCGAGGGGGTGGCGGCATTGAGCTGGTACGCCGGACCGCAGCCCCGCCCGCTCCAGGCCTTCGCGGTGCGCGAGGTGCTCTCGGCTGCCCGGCGGGGCCACGACCTCGTCGTCGTCGACCTTCCTCGCGGCCCCGACCCGCTGGTCGAGGAGATCACGTCGCGGTGCGACCAGGTGCTGGTGGTGGTGGCGCCCAGCGTTCCGGGCGTCTCGGCCGCGGTGCGGCTGTGCGGGCGGTTCCCCGAGCCCGGTCGGCTCGGCCTGGTGGTGCGCGGGGCCGGGGTCGAGGACGACGCGGTGGCCTCGCTCGTGCGGGCCCCGGTCCTGGTCCGGATGGCCGACCAGCGCGGGTTGGGCGAGTCGATCGACCTCGGGCTCGGGCCGGTCCGCACCCGCCGAGGCCCGCTCGGTCGGGCGGCGTCGAACGTCCTGGCAGGTCTGGGCGCGACCCGGGTCAGGGCCGCGTGA
- a CDS encoding HAD family hydrolase, producing the protein MPTARGPAPRARSAAFFDLDKTIIAKSSSLAFSKPFQAGGLITRGAMLRSAYAQFVFLVGGADHDQMEKIRAFMSQLVEGWDVETVKEIVAETLHHVVDPIVYDEAVSLIEEHHLAGRDVVVVSASGTEVVEPIGEMLHADHVIASRLQIVDGKYTGDIDYYAYAEEKARAIEALAEDRGYDLDACFAYSDSITDAPMLEIVGHPHAVNPDRELRRLAASHGWPVLQFTRPVTLRSRLPVKPTLAALTIGTAVTLGGAIWFNRRRRLGA; encoded by the coding sequence ATGCCGACAGCCCGCGGACCCGCACCTCGAGCGCGGTCCGCGGCGTTCTTCGACCTCGACAAGACGATCATCGCCAAGTCGAGCTCGCTGGCGTTCTCCAAGCCGTTCCAGGCCGGTGGGCTGATCACCCGCGGCGCGATGCTGCGCTCGGCGTACGCCCAGTTCGTCTTCCTCGTCGGCGGCGCCGACCACGATCAGATGGAGAAGATCCGGGCGTTCATGTCGCAGCTGGTCGAGGGCTGGGACGTCGAGACGGTCAAGGAGATCGTCGCCGAGACGCTGCATCACGTGGTCGACCCGATCGTCTACGACGAGGCGGTCTCGCTGATCGAGGAGCACCACCTCGCAGGTCGCGACGTCGTGGTGGTCTCGGCCAGCGGCACCGAGGTGGTGGAGCCGATCGGCGAGATGCTCCACGCCGACCACGTGATCGCGAGTCGCCTGCAGATCGTTGACGGCAAGTACACCGGCGACATCGACTACTACGCGTATGCCGAGGAGAAGGCTCGGGCGATCGAGGCGCTCGCCGAGGACCGCGGCTACGACCTCGACGCCTGCTTCGCCTACAGCGACTCGATCACCGACGCGCCGATGCTGGAGATCGTCGGCCATCCCCATGCGGTCAACCCCGACCGCGAGCTGCGCCGGCTGGCGGCCTCGCACGGCTGGCCCGTCCTGCAGTTCACCCGGCCGGTGACCCTGCGCAGCCGGCTGCCGGTCAAGCCCACCCTGGCCGCCCTGACGATCGGTACGGCGGTGACGCTGGGCGGGGCGATCTGGTTCAACCGGCGCCGTCGGCTGGGCGCCTGA
- a CDS encoding oxidoreductase: protein MERLDGIERTEGVASAFAATRDGIDTMLRDRGLRSTSPDLTGESLIRGARASAVLDGSTSSLDEVRAGAGDPVAQAALRLSVELLGLVPVFARSPAQALARLHTVAGAGSVADDQLGRPRDAAAAERLRGVLAVLPTKRPALVTAALLHAELVVAAPFASGNGLVARAAERLVLVSTGVDAKSLVVPEAGHLTLRPAYESNLRGYAGGSRAAAQAWLLYCAEAYAAGAEASPLRD from the coding sequence ATGGAGCGGCTGGACGGGATCGAGCGGACCGAGGGTGTGGCCTCGGCGTTCGCCGCCACCCGTGACGGCATCGACACGATGCTGCGGGACCGTGGCCTGCGGAGCACCTCCCCGGACCTGACCGGCGAGTCGCTGATCCGCGGGGCCCGGGCCAGTGCGGTCCTGGACGGGTCGACCTCGAGCCTCGACGAGGTGCGGGCCGGCGCCGGGGACCCGGTTGCGCAGGCGGCGCTGCGGCTGTCGGTGGAGCTGCTGGGACTGGTGCCGGTCTTCGCCCGCAGTCCGGCCCAGGCCCTGGCCCGGCTGCACACCGTGGCCGGTGCCGGCTCCGTCGCCGACGACCAGCTCGGCCGGCCCCGCGACGCGGCCGCGGCCGAGCGGCTGCGCGGCGTGCTCGCCGTACTGCCGACGAAGCGGCCGGCCCTGGTCACCGCCGCGCTGCTGCACGCCGAGCTGGTGGTGGCGGCGCCGTTCGCATCGGGCAACGGGCTGGTCGCCCGGGCAGCCGAGCGGCTGGTGCTGGTGAGCACGGGGGTCGACGCCAAGTCGCTGGTGGTGCCGGAGGCCGGGCACCTGACGCTGAGGCCGGCGTACGAGTCCAACCTCCGCGGTTACGCCGGTGGGAGCCGGGCCGCAGCGCAGGCCTGGCTCCTCTACTGCGCGGAGGCCTACGCCGCCGGCGCCGAGGCGAGCCCACTGCGCGACTGA
- a CDS encoding class I SAM-dependent methyltransferase → MTDEQHTPTDPQVDDVTPDAHPDWAHSFGSVAEAYDRGRPSYTLDAVTWLIGDDPATVLELGAGTGKLTRVLVAAGHDVHATDPDPAMLALLEAHLPGVRTAVAGAEEIPLADASVDVVIAAQAFHWFDLERALPEIARVLRPGGRICLVWNQRNEKIPWVRRLGAIIGTQEQLRDPAEALIFSELFGFVEESEFTHWQTIDRKTIQDLVLSRSNIAVLDEAGRAAKLAEVLAFYDDYGRGMDGMQLPYVTRCFRAHVLDRPARTPDRDPEDGPDEAATPARPDGPDDDVLLIDFR, encoded by the coding sequence ATGACCGACGAGCAGCACACCCCCACCGACCCCCAGGTCGACGACGTGACGCCGGACGCCCACCCCGACTGGGCGCATTCGTTCGGCAGCGTGGCCGAGGCCTACGACCGCGGGCGGCCGTCGTACACCCTGGACGCGGTGACGTGGCTGATCGGCGACGACCCGGCAACTGTCCTCGAGCTCGGTGCGGGCACCGGCAAGCTGACCCGGGTCCTGGTCGCGGCGGGCCACGACGTGCACGCCACCGACCCCGACCCCGCCATGCTCGCCCTGCTCGAGGCTCACCTGCCCGGTGTCCGCACCGCCGTCGCGGGTGCCGAGGAGATTCCGCTGGCGGACGCGTCGGTCGACGTGGTGATCGCGGCCCAGGCGTTCCATTGGTTCGACCTCGAGCGTGCGCTGCCCGAGATCGCGCGGGTGCTGCGCCCCGGTGGGCGGATCTGCCTGGTGTGGAACCAGCGCAACGAGAAGATCCCGTGGGTGCGCCGGCTCGGCGCCATCATCGGCACCCAGGAGCAGCTGCGTGACCCGGCGGAGGCGCTGATCTTCAGCGAGCTCTTCGGTTTCGTCGAGGAGTCGGAGTTCACGCACTGGCAGACCATCGACCGCAAGACGATCCAGGACCTCGTGCTGTCGCGCTCCAACATCGCCGTCCTCGACGAGGCCGGGCGCGCGGCCAAGCTGGCCGAGGTGCTCGCCTTCTACGACGACTACGGCCGTGGTATGGACGGCATGCAGCTGCCCTACGTCACCCGGTGCTTCCGCGCCCACGTGCTGGACCGGCCGGCCCGGACCCCCGACCGCGATCCGGAGGACGGTCCCGACGAGGCGGCGACGCCCGCCCGCCCCGACGGTCCGGACGACGACGTCCTCCTGATCGACTTCCGCTGA
- a CDS encoding acetate uptake transporter, whose product MSEPAHPTPTHVPGAHIADPAPLGLAGFALTTFVLSTVNAGWLPETLTPVVFGLALAYGGIAQFAAGLWEFAKGNTFGATAFCSYGAFWVSYWWLTGHNAAQLPAADAHKAIGMYLLAWGIFTAYMSVAATRVSLAVLAVFVLLTITFLLLAWGEFATSTGITKTGGYVGLLTALAAWYASFAGVTAFTHQRQIAPVGPRR is encoded by the coding sequence TTGTCCGAACCCGCGCACCCCACGCCGACCCACGTCCCCGGTGCCCACATCGCCGACCCCGCACCCCTGGGGCTGGCCGGCTTCGCCCTGACCACGTTCGTGCTGAGCACCGTCAACGCGGGCTGGCTGCCCGAGACGCTGACCCCGGTCGTCTTCGGCCTGGCCCTGGCCTACGGCGGCATCGCCCAGTTCGCCGCCGGCCTGTGGGAGTTCGCCAAGGGGAACACCTTCGGCGCCACCGCCTTCTGCTCGTACGGCGCGTTCTGGGTGTCCTACTGGTGGCTCACCGGCCACAACGCCGCGCAGCTACCCGCGGCCGACGCGCACAAGGCGATCGGCATGTACCTCCTGGCCTGGGGCATCTTCACCGCCTACATGTCGGTCGCCGCGACCCGGGTCAGCCTCGCGGTACTCGCCGTGTTCGTGCTGCTGACGATCACCTTCCTGCTCCTGGCCTGGGGCGAGTTCGCGACTTCGACCGGCATCACCAAGACCGGCGGCTACGTCGGCCTGCTCACGGCGCTGGCGGCGTGGTACGCGTCGTTCGCCGGCGTCACGGCGTTCACGCACCAGCGGCAGATCGCGCCCGTCGGCCCCCGGCGGTAG
- the acs gene encoding acetate--CoA ligase yields the protein MHEMRRFEPPAELAAHANVTADVYAEADADRLAFWEKAAERLSWDTKWDRVLDWDNAPFAQWFVGGKINAAYNCVDRHVEAGNGDKVAYHWVGEPENDTRDITYAELKDLVCQAANALTGLGVKAGDRVAIYMPMIPETVVAMLACARIGAPHTVVFGGFSSTALRDRIQDCDARVVITSDGGYRRGAPAALKPAVDEAVAQCPDVRSVLVVQRTGQDVEWDDSRDVWWDDAVGTASTEHTPEAFDSEHPLYVMYTSGTTGKPKGILHTTGGYLVGTSYTHWSVFDLKPETDIFWTAADIGWVTGHSYIVYGPLANGTTSVMYEGTPDTPHKGRWWEIIQQHKVTILYCAPTAIRTFMKWGSDIPDEFDLSTLRLLGSVGEPINPEAYIWYRETIGGGRCPVMDTWWQTETGQLMISPLPGITAGKPGSAMKALPGIGALVVDDEGNAVQPGSGGYLVLTEPWPAMLRTLWGDDERYQDTYWSRFQGLYFAGDGAKLDEDGDIWLLGRVDDVMNVSGHRLSTTEIESALVSHPKVAEAAVVGANDPDTGQAVNAFVILRESALKDGEKADDALIQELRNHVSKEIGPIAKPKSILVVPELPKTRSGKIMRRLLRDVAEKRDVGDVTTLADSTIMDQIKQGLATGKDDD from the coding sequence ATGCACGAGATGCGCCGTTTCGAGCCGCCCGCCGAGCTCGCCGCACACGCGAACGTGACGGCCGACGTCTACGCCGAGGCCGACGCCGACCGGCTGGCGTTCTGGGAGAAGGCCGCCGAGCGGCTGTCGTGGGACACGAAGTGGGACCGCGTGCTCGACTGGGACAACGCCCCGTTCGCCCAGTGGTTCGTCGGCGGCAAGATCAACGCGGCGTACAACTGCGTCGACCGGCACGTCGAGGCCGGCAACGGCGACAAGGTCGCCTATCACTGGGTCGGGGAGCCGGAGAACGACACCCGCGACATCACCTACGCCGAGCTCAAGGACCTCGTCTGCCAGGCGGCGAACGCCCTGACCGGGCTCGGCGTGAAGGCCGGTGACCGCGTCGCGATCTACATGCCGATGATCCCCGAGACCGTGGTCGCGATGCTCGCCTGCGCCCGGATCGGAGCTCCGCACACCGTCGTGTTCGGCGGCTTCTCCTCGACCGCGCTGCGCGACCGGATCCAGGACTGCGACGCCCGCGTCGTGATCACGTCGGACGGCGGCTACCGGCGCGGCGCACCGGCGGCGCTGAAGCCGGCCGTCGACGAGGCGGTCGCGCAGTGCCCCGACGTGCGCAGCGTGCTCGTGGTCCAGCGCACCGGGCAGGACGTCGAGTGGGACGACTCCCGCGACGTCTGGTGGGACGACGCCGTCGGCACGGCCAGCACCGAGCACACCCCCGAGGCGTTCGACTCCGAGCACCCGCTCTACGTCATGTACACCTCGGGCACCACCGGCAAGCCCAAGGGGATCCTGCACACGACCGGCGGCTACCTCGTCGGTACGTCGTACACGCACTGGTCGGTCTTCGACCTCAAGCCCGAGACCGACATCTTCTGGACCGCCGCCGACATCGGCTGGGTCACCGGTCACTCCTACATCGTCTACGGGCCGCTGGCCAACGGGACGACGTCGGTGATGTACGAGGGCACGCCGGACACCCCGCACAAGGGCCGCTGGTGGGAGATCATCCAGCAGCACAAGGTGACGATCCTCTACTGCGCGCCGACCGCGATCCGCACGTTCATGAAGTGGGGTTCCGACATCCCCGATGAGTTCGACCTGTCCACGCTGCGCCTGCTCGGCTCGGTCGGGGAGCCGATCAACCCCGAGGCCTACATCTGGTACCGCGAGACCATCGGCGGTGGCCGCTGCCCGGTGATGGACACCTGGTGGCAGACCGAGACCGGCCAGCTGATGATCAGCCCGCTGCCCGGCATCACCGCCGGCAAGCCTGGCTCGGCGATGAAGGCCCTGCCCGGCATCGGTGCGCTGGTCGTCGACGACGAGGGGAACGCCGTACAGCCGGGGTCGGGCGGTTACCTCGTGCTCACCGAGCCGTGGCCCGCCATGCTGCGCACCCTCTGGGGCGACGACGAGCGCTACCAGGACACGTACTGGTCGCGGTTCCAGGGCCTGTACTTCGCCGGTGACGGCGCCAAGCTCGACGAGGACGGCGACATCTGGCTGCTCGGCCGGGTCGACGACGTGATGAACGTGTCGGGCCACCGGCTCTCCACCACCGAGATCGAGTCGGCCCTGGTCTCCCACCCGAAGGTTGCCGAGGCCGCCGTGGTCGGGGCGAACGACCCCGACACCGGCCAGGCGGTCAACGCCTTCGTGATCCTGCGCGAGTCGGCGCTCAAGGACGGCGAGAAGGCCGACGACGCGCTGATCCAGGAGCTGCGCAACCACGTCTCGAAGGAGATCGGGCCGATCGCCAAGCCGAAGTCGATCCTGGTCGTGCCCGAGCTGCCCAAGACGAGGTCCGGCAAGATCATGCGTCGGCTGCTGCGCGACGTGGCCGAGAAGCGCGACGTCGGCGACGTCACCACCCTCGCCGACTCCACGATCATGGACCAGATCAAGCAGGGCCTCGCGACCGGCAAGGACGACGACTGA